A genomic window from Longimicrobiales bacterium includes:
- a CDS encoding molybdopterin-dependent oxidoreductase yields the protein MANEQTETVNITVNGVQAAVPKNLRIIEAAEQLGVGIAHYCYHPGLSAPAMCRMCLVEVEGAPKLAPACVTPVAEGQVIHTESERAREARKGTLEFYLINHPLDCPVCDKSGECKLQDFTHAEGPKHGRSLEPKRVLGQDDFGGDILYDGDRCIMCTRCVRFMREVAQDDRLCVVQRGHRSVIDTFYDHGVEGNLWAGNIVDICPVGALLSKDFLHKARVWDLDGGTSICPNCSQGCNVRIDTRDNLVMRMRPRANPDVNSYWMCDYGRHRYEWMNVQDRVEAPLMRGDDGQLLATNWQKSILALVERIRAARTAGAPVTVIGSPFHGNEDNGMLARLAGVIGTANLTFRSERAASEIPLPGFDRLARRRDLAANVRGLEVLGFSRTETVPTAKGIVIVLGDDLSDQTAEFASGADLFVAVTPNASAAVRGADFVLPTTTFAEEEGTFTNHEGRVQRFWPAVQPPPLARPAWQILGVLLAGIEEGATAPATAGDAFVRLGDWHPEYSGLSYDIIGSRGALMNEPVRLPAGAGGD from the coding sequence TCTGCTCCGGCGATGTGCCGCATGTGCCTGGTGGAGGTGGAAGGTGCGCCCAAGCTGGCACCCGCGTGCGTCACACCGGTCGCCGAAGGCCAGGTCATTCACACCGAGAGCGAGCGGGCACGCGAGGCACGCAAGGGGACGCTCGAGTTCTACCTGATCAACCACCCGCTCGATTGCCCGGTGTGCGACAAGTCCGGCGAATGCAAGCTCCAGGACTTCACGCACGCGGAGGGCCCGAAGCACGGACGCTCGCTGGAGCCCAAGCGCGTTCTCGGTCAGGATGACTTCGGCGGCGACATCCTCTACGATGGCGACCGCTGCATCATGTGCACGCGGTGTGTCCGCTTCATGCGCGAGGTCGCGCAGGACGACCGGCTGTGCGTCGTCCAGCGCGGCCATCGCTCTGTGATCGATACGTTCTACGACCACGGCGTCGAGGGCAACCTCTGGGCGGGCAACATCGTCGACATCTGTCCGGTCGGCGCGCTGCTCTCAAAGGACTTCCTGCACAAGGCACGTGTGTGGGACCTGGACGGCGGCACGTCCATCTGCCCGAACTGCTCGCAGGGCTGCAACGTCCGCATCGATACGCGCGACAACCTGGTCATGCGCATGCGGCCGCGTGCCAATCCCGATGTGAACTCGTACTGGATGTGCGACTATGGCCGCCACCGTTACGAGTGGATGAACGTGCAGGACCGCGTCGAGGCGCCGCTCATGCGCGGCGATGACGGGCAGCTGCTCGCGACGAACTGGCAGAAGTCGATTCTGGCACTCGTCGAGCGCATCCGTGCGGCGCGCACCGCCGGTGCGCCCGTCACCGTCATCGGCTCGCCGTTCCACGGTAACGAGGACAACGGCATGCTGGCTCGACTCGCTGGTGTCATCGGCACGGCGAACCTGACGTTCCGCTCCGAGCGTGCAGCCTCGGAGATTCCGCTGCCGGGCTTCGACAGGCTCGCGCGGCGGCGCGACCTCGCCGCGAACGTGCGCGGCCTCGAGGTGCTCGGGTTCAGCCGTACCGAGACCGTGCCCACAGCAAAGGGCATTGTCATCGTGCTGGGCGATGACCTGTCCGATCAGACGGCGGAGTTCGCGAGCGGTGCGGACCTGTTCGTCGCGGTCACCCCGAATGCGAGCGCCGCGGTGCGCGGAGCCGACTTCGTGCTGCCGACCACGACGTTCGCCGAAGAGGAAGGAACGTTCACGAACCACGAGGGCCGCGTGCAGCGCTTCTGGCCGGCGGTCCAGCCGCCGCCGCTCGCGCGGCCGGCATGGCAGATCCTCGGCGTGCTGCTCGCAGGCATCGAGGAAGGCGCCACCGCACCCGCCACGGCGGGTGACGCGTTCGTGCGGCTCGGTGACTGGCATCCCGAGTACAGCGGCCTCAGCTACGACATCATCGGCTCGCGCGGCGCACTGATGAACGAGCCCGTCCGCCTGCCGGCCGGCGCGGGAGGCGACTGA